The Nitrospirales bacterium genome includes a window with the following:
- a CDS encoding type IV secretion system DNA-binding domain-containing protein: MSIQFKSRKVKVKGRIQVGSELCLIRSLPSKTKPPKVIIRSRPPARIHPAQARAPRNYSGTGIDQEKMQYSLGEAPSQIYIKDQGLCQSYGIFGVPGCGKTFLMMHLLDQILAFEQSSKTKKFGGLLLDPKSALVGDIVNKFSKVGRRKDLIIINESFMKEHGEKRNLIHSFLDPDALGKALAMAAKSAGIGSREPFWLNELGKLFGAGLSLLELLQEELKTRPTLQNLASLFLGYSPSPGNESKEEENLQLALDLARSLSSTFNEDALEQFRLCNSTLNRFLENEKDKPILKSFMDQCYGLFRSRKFDVFSDEIPPSRRQLSLYDEIIENGKFVLVSVSKRNLAIAKILCTVIKVMFQQHVLTRFERSDLQNKERPLLFLADEYSDVATELKGESIGDSNFFSLMRQFGCMGLVATQSIHMLKNSGLEDAWQGIVSNMAAKIFMQVGDPETADLASKLVGESEILFKTFDATYSKDGVSQNVKSEIKDKKDLPTRVVLQTLSRGQAVVVGSLSALVERPQTWFVHVRGKNYKGPNLALNRNTSLRKGVKSSTET; encoded by the coding sequence ATGTCGATTCAATTCAAGAGTAGAAAAGTTAAAGTAAAAGGTCGAATTCAAGTGGGTAGCGAATTATGCTTAATCCGCTCCCTCCCCTCAAAAACCAAACCACCAAAAGTCATTATTCGATCTCGGCCGCCAGCTAGAATTCATCCTGCCCAAGCTCGAGCACCACGAAACTATAGCGGTACAGGGATAGATCAGGAAAAGATGCAATACTCTTTAGGGGAAGCCCCTAGTCAAATCTATATCAAGGATCAGGGACTTTGCCAGAGTTATGGCATATTTGGAGTCCCGGGCTGTGGGAAAACATTCTTAATGATGCATCTTCTCGACCAAATTCTAGCATTTGAACAATCTTCAAAGACCAAGAAATTTGGAGGTCTGCTCCTGGATCCCAAAAGCGCATTAGTAGGAGATATCGTTAATAAATTCTCTAAGGTTGGGAGACGAAAGGATCTAATTATCATCAACGAGTCTTTTATGAAGGAGCATGGAGAGAAACGTAACCTCATCCACTCCTTCCTAGATCCAGATGCTCTTGGAAAAGCATTAGCCATGGCAGCAAAGAGCGCCGGAATTGGGTCTCGAGAACCATTTTGGCTTAATGAACTTGGGAAACTCTTTGGTGCAGGTCTCTCGCTGCTAGAGCTTTTGCAAGAAGAACTGAAAACACGTCCAACCTTACAAAATTTGGCATCCCTTTTCTTGGGTTATTCGCCGTCACCTGGTAATGAGTCTAAAGAGGAAGAAAACCTCCAGCTAGCATTGGACTTGGCAAGATCCCTCTCCAGTACCTTTAATGAAGATGCATTGGAACAATTTCGATTGTGTAATAGTACACTCAATCGATTTTTAGAAAATGAAAAAGATAAACCCATACTCAAATCATTTATGGATCAATGCTATGGACTATTTAGATCCAGAAAATTCGATGTATTTTCCGACGAGATCCCTCCTTCTCGCAGGCAACTGAGTTTATACGATGAAATCATCGAAAATGGTAAATTTGTACTCGTTAGTGTATCGAAGCGGAATCTCGCAATTGCTAAAATTCTTTGTACCGTAATTAAAGTGATGTTTCAGCAGCACGTGCTCACTCGTTTTGAAAGATCGGACCTTCAAAACAAAGAAAGACCTCTCCTGTTTCTTGCAGATGAATATTCAGATGTGGCTACGGAATTGAAAGGGGAGAGTATTGGAGATAGTAATTTTTTTTCGCTAATGCGACAATTTGGCTGTATGGGCCTTGTCGCAACTCAGAGTATCCATATGCTGAAAAACTCTGGACTCGAAGATGCGTGGCAGGGAATTGTCTCGAATATGGCTGCAAAAATCTTCATGCAAGTCGGAGATCCTGAAACTGCTGACTTGGCCTCAAAATTGGTAGGAGAAAGTGAAATACTTTTTAAAACATTCGACGCGACATATTCGAAAGATGGTGTAAGCCAAAATGTCAAAAGTGAAATCAAAGATAAAAAAGACCTCCCTACCCGCGTGGTTCTGCAGACGCTGTCGCGAGGTCAAGCGGTCGTAGTCGGTTCTCTCAGTGCGCTTGTTGAGAGACCTCAAACGTGGTTTGTCCATGTGAGGGGAAAAAACTATAAGGGACCCAATCTAGCCCTCAATCGTAATACGTCATTAAGAAAAGGAGTTAAATCCAGTACCGAAACATAG
- a CDS encoding reverse transcriptase domain-containing protein, translating to MVQRAILNVLQDEKALDPYYKIPTSFGGIKGKGLGVPGAVKAAYNSIRNGAKYFICSDIEGFFTKVPKNIVLEKIKSVITDQKFNDLIQEAVQTELENLDELGKQADAFPIYEVGVAQGCCLSPIMGNILLEEFDSKLNDRGVICLRYIDDFLILGPNKRKVVAAFESGKRILAEFGLSAYDPFKDKDKAEQGYIKSGFDFLGCEIRPGEIRPNPKSKERLLHSVSEILTKSKVAMDQPKHLLKKKLTLIETLSVANNVMKGWGNQYSFCNDPVGLQNLDRKIDELLLDYWKFYSENQRKWDRIDDAVNSRRLLGVHVLEKDSKHDPIIKR from the coding sequence ATTGTTCAGAGAGCTATTCTCAATGTCCTACAGGATGAAAAGGCATTAGACCCCTATTATAAAATTCCTACAAGTTTTGGAGGAATCAAGGGAAAAGGATTAGGAGTTCCTGGAGCAGTAAAAGCCGCTTACAACTCCATAAGAAATGGGGCAAAGTACTTTATTTGCTCTGATATTGAAGGGTTTTTTACCAAAGTACCCAAAAACATAGTTCTCGAGAAGATTAAGAGTGTTATAACCGATCAGAAGTTCAACGACTTAATACAGGAAGCAGTTCAAACCGAATTAGAGAACCTTGACGAATTGGGGAAACAAGCTGATGCCTTCCCCATCTATGAAGTAGGAGTTGCTCAGGGATGCTGTCTCTCACCAATAATGGGGAATATTTTATTAGAAGAATTTGACAGTAAATTAAATGATCGTGGGGTAATATGTCTCAGATATATAGACGATTTTCTTATCCTAGGACCCAATAAGAGAAAGGTTGTCGCCGCATTCGAAAGTGGAAAACGAATCCTAGCCGAATTTGGCTTAAGCGCTTATGATCCATTTAAAGACAAGGACAAAGCAGAGCAGGGATACATCAAGAGTGGATTTGATTTTTTGGGTTGTGAGATCCGTCCAGGTGAAATCAGACCAAACCCGAAATCGAAAGAAAGACTATTACATAGTGTTAGTGAAATTCTGACCAAAAGTAAGGTAGCAATGGATCAACCAAAGCATCTGCTAAAAAAGAAGTTGACCTTAATAGAAACGTTGAGTGTGGCAAATAACGTCATGAAGGGATGGGGAAACCAATATTCATTTTGTAATGATCCAGTCGGTTTACAGAACCTAGACAGAAAGATTGATGAACTGCTTTTAGATTATTGGAAATTCTATTCAGAAAACCAAAGAAAATGGGATCGGATAGATGATGCGGTCAACTCAAGAAGATTACTTGGGGTGCATGTTTTAGAGAAGGATAGTAAACATGATCCCATCATTAAAAGATAA